The DNA segment ACAGAAGAGGCCAAAACGCTTCTTGATCAGATCGCTAAAGCAGGCTTTAAGATCATGATCTTCAGTGGTGGCGAACCGCTCATGCGCCCTGATATCATTGAACTTGTTGAGCACGCTGTATCGGTCGGCCTCCGTCCTGTATTCGGTACGAACGGTACGCTTATTACAGAAGAAATGGCGCATCGCTTGAAAAAAGCAGGCGCTATGGGGATGGGTATCTCGCTCGACTCGCTTGATATCGAAAAACACAACAAGTTCCGTAAGTTCCCTAATGCGTGGGAAGGTGCTGTACAAGGTATGCGCAACTGCCGTAAAGCAGGTCTTCCGTTCCAGATCCATACGACGGTCATGGACTGGAATTCGCATGAACTTGAGGCTATTACGGATTTTGCTGTAGCAGAAGGTGCGGTTGCACATCACTTCTTCTTCCTTGTGCCGACAGGTCGCGGTGCGAACATCGAAGAAGAGTCGCTCCGTGCCAAAGCATATGAAGAAGTACTTGAACGCATCATGAAAAAACAGCAGGAAGTTCCGATCGAACTCAAACCGACTTGTGCACCGCAGTTTATGCGTATTGCCGCGCAGCTGGGTATGAAAATGCGTTTTGGTCGCGGTTGTCTTGCAGGTACTTCGTATTGCATCATCAGTCCGCGCGGTAAAGTACAGCCGTGTGCATATCTCAATATTCCGCTCGGAGATGTGCGCGAAACGCCGTTCGATGAGATTTGGAAAAATAATGAAGTTCTCAATGAGCTTCGTACGCTCAACTACAAAGGAGGCTGCGGTACTTGCGAGTACAAACGTGCTTGCGGTGGCTGCCGTGCGCGTGCCGCATACTACCATGATGGCGACTATATGGCAGAAGAACCATGGTGCCTCTATCATGGCAGAACGGGCATAGAATAAGCTTGCATAATGAAGAGCTGTATAGTATGATATGAATATGTAGTGACGATGACCTTTTAGGAAGTCAGAACTTCATGTGAATAATGCTGACAAGCATAACAAAGACAACTGAATCATAAGAATGACCGTGTTCTGCGTAAGAGGGTCTTGACCCGACGATAAAGGCATGAGATATGTTCGTATGTTATATCACGATATAATGATACGCCAATTCCCTATGCCTTATCGGTGTAGGGAATTTTTGTTTTGAAGAAGGTGAGAGGTTGGAAACAAGGGTTGCCTTATTAGGTATTATTATCGGTTCGGATACAGCCGTAGAAAAAGTCAATCAAGTGCTTCATGAATATCGAGAGGATATTGTAGGACGGATGGGACTTCCGTATCCGAAACAAGCTGTTTCGATCATCAGTATTGTGCTCGATGCGCCGCAAGCGCGTATCAGTGC comes from the Selenomonadales bacterium genome and includes:
- the nirJ2 gene encoding putative heme d1 biosynthesis radical SAM protein NirJ2, whose translation is TEEAKTLLDQIAKAGFKIMIFSGGEPLMRPDIIELVEHAVSVGLRPVFGTNGTLITEEMAHRLKKAGAMGMGISLDSLDIEKHNKFRKFPNAWEGAVQGMRNCRKAGLPFQIHTTVMDWNSHELEAITDFAVAEGAVAHHFFFLVPTGRGANIEEESLRAKAYEEVLERIMKKQQEVPIELKPTCAPQFMRIAAQLGMKMRFGRGCLAGTSYCIISPRGKVQPCAYLNIPLGDVRETPFDEIWKNNEVLNELRTLNYKGGCGTCEYKRACGGCRARAAYYHDGDYMAEEPWCLYHGRTGIE
- a CDS encoding iron-only hydrogenase system regulator yields the protein METRVALLGIIIGSDTAVEKVNQVLHEYREDIVGRMGLPYPKQAVSIISIVLDAPQARISALSGKLGMIPNVTAKTVYSKMPQEK